Part of the Primulina huaijiensis isolate GDHJ02 chromosome 15, ASM1229523v2, whole genome shotgun sequence genome is shown below.
aattttaaaatcaagaacatttttatttgaaaaggATTTTTCTTAAGAATTTACATCAAGATAGTCTCTCCCAATATAGGGGTAACTTTTGCATCCCCAACATAAACTTTTGTTATCGTAAatgttaattttctttttaaattttttatttacaacaTGAAATGTATGACCAGTTGATACTCAAAAAATAATTAGTAAAGTTATTTGTCTAAACAAACtttcaaattcatcaatccaGATACAACATAAGAGTTTGATGGAAATATTACAAAATCAAGCATCTAACTGTTGTAACTTCTAAATAATTCCCttagaaaaaaaatgttatataatattttaaaaaatgtaaatagttgtacataataaataattaacgtATATCCATTATAATATTTGGTAAAAGCATCTTACACTTAATAAATAGTAATGGTAAACGTTtatctaatatttttcattcaacgAAACAATTAATTAGAGCAATTAATTGAGAAACCAATTAATAAAGGGGTAAGTATAGTCAACGATAGATTATgagaaatattatatatatgtatgtaacaTTTACCGTCTGATTTATATGAACATGCGTAATTCCTATTTAAATTGTatactaaaatatatataatttagtttAATGGTACAACCCAAGGGTTGGCGCTCGGATTCGGGTATCGAGTTCCCGACAAATAGTTTCAACATcacaatttaatttgatttaataaaattccaaaataaGCATAGTTATGGGCATATGTATTTTCTATataattaagtaaataataggtctcttgtgagacttttattcaactctgtccatatttacaataataagtcatatttttggcataaaaataatattttttttatgatggactcaaataagagatctgtatcacaaaattgactcatgaaaCAGTCTTGTTAAAGCTTTTGTGTTAAGTAAATAGCTCACACATAAGGTAAAGAATCCAatctaatataataaaaaaaaaaaaaggagaaatgtTGAGTATGATAAAATCAGGTtaccatattttaaaagtttccaTATTTTGCATGAAAACCTCGATCATCACTACTCATCAAATCCAATCAACTCCCCACCATTCTTTCCTCTTCACATACTCTATCCCAAACTTCAAATTCTTACATTTCGCATACGCAGAGAAAATCAAACGTTCCaaccaacaaaaaaaacaagatGAAAAATTACGCCCCCAATACAACTTGTCGAAAAAGTAGGTAAATCGACGAATTAAGCAAAGAACCCCACGAATTCAAAGAAGACACTGAACGGAATTCCAAAAGAGTTCTTCTAGGGTTTGAGGGAGATGCTTTCTTTAACTTCTTCGtcttctttaaagattttatgggTTCTGATACCCCTTCTTACAGCGGCAGCGGTGGTGGTATTCGTCTGTCCTAAAGCGTCGGATTTCACTTTAAATTCTCCTTTCTCCAGCAATTATTTGAGTTCGAGATTTCCACATGTCGATAATTTGGAAGAATCGCATTCCGGTCATAGCTTCAACCAAACTCAAGTCAGATTTCTACTTCCTTTTCTGTAATTCTTGAATTTGTtgtattatttatgttttgaatgattATGCATGGCTGAGAGAAGATTCAAAGtaatataattttctaaaatttgaagaTAATTTTGTAAATCTTCCAACCCGTGCTCTCGATATATACCCCTAGAATCAGATTATACAAATCAACGCTCTGCCAATCACAGCCTCATATCTTCTGCATTTAAGTATAATCTCCTAATAATATTCTTGACTTGGACTATAGTTTTAGATAttatcattttattatatgaaattttaaattttataactaAATTCATTATATTAGGATGCTTGTATTGTTTTATCTCGTTTTATTTGAAATCATTCATTTTTTAATGGGAATATTTAACAAAACAATCTTTGTTTGACTATGAACTTGAAATCTAATCCTTTCaattttaaacatgtatttgatctttgtttttctataaaaaaaaaaaaaggaatgtTTGACCAATATCAATTTTCAAACTATCTTGATTTAGAACTCTATTTAAAGATCCCGGGTATCCATATTATTGTCTAATGCTGTACttaaattgagaaaatattttagattttattaACTAAATTAAAGgtaaatatatatcatatgaACCTTATAAGTTCATAGAACTTCAAATTTTGAGCATAATTAAGCATGGCCCCGTGGGTGTGGGTGTGGGTGTGGGTGTACTTTATATGCTTAACATAGGCATGGCACGATGGTGTGCTTCGACGTAGTTCAAGAAAGACGCCATTTTTTTAAAGCTAATTAGGagataaaattcatttttaaaaaataaaataaaataaaatttacacgTTATAAATCTTTTAGCCATTAAACAACCACGAAAATGCATTCTGCCTACTTCATATGACAATGATTTCCGGAGGAATCTAACGTTGAATGGGAGCTACTTATCCTACTCTTGCAAGGAAAATATGAACATGACCACATATGCCATTTTTGTGCGCATTCTCTTTCTGAGGGTTTATatggtttaattaaatatataagttGTATAAATTCATAGTCTTTGGTCTCCAACGTAATTTTTTTCCGACCTAAAAGGATATGCTTAAGTAGTTTATCGTTTTGTCtttatttaatgtataaaaGCAAATGAAAAATACTCATTTCTTTAATTTGTCTTATTTTCTTTCCCATTCCCATCAAAATTATaacttttaatattatattggCTTATAAAGAAAAACCCATAATTCTTTTGACTACACGAGCCAAATCAAAAAGATGGAAATTTTGGAAAAGGGAAAATTGACATTTTATCATGTatgttcgttttttttttttttttggttttctatgttatcaattttattcatgatctttatatttttggtaattttagtattttgtCATTCCAAAGTGTTGATTTGACACAACACATGTCAACGTCTTGTTAATATCACATCACGTTGGAAAAATAggtaaaattgtaaaaaaacaaaaaaaacaaatatagtaGGCTAAGACTGAAATGTAATAACTTAGATTATCaaaatcgttttttttttaaaaaaaacctacCGAATCAAAATACAATTTTCTGTTTCAGAAATGAGAAGTGTGTTTTAAACTTAGTAACCGCtcattttttgatattttgacaGGTTAAGAATGGAGACGGGAATCAAAATGTTACAGAGGCTCCGGTCTCACAAAGGAAGTATAGTGATTTGAAGATATTAGAAGTCGATTTAAGTCAAGCTCGAGCCGCAATCAAGGAAGCCAAGGGCGGGAACCAAACCGAAGAAGATCATGATTATGTTCCCAATGGACCCATGTATTGGAATCCCCAAGTTTTTCATAGGTATTTGCACGgactaataaaaaatatcaaattctattcacacacacacatatataaattgCATCTTAATTATTGACACttcaatgtaatataatttagaaaattgaatgtgtacttataacaatgattttaattaaaacttgCAGGAGTTATTTGGAAATGGAGAAGAGATTCAAGATTTTCGTATACGAAGAAGGGGAGCCCCCGGTATTTCACTTTGGCCCTTGCAAGCATACATACGCGATCGAGGGAATTTTTATACAGAATATGGAAGTTAGCCTTTTCCGGACATTCGACCCAAACAAAGCTCACATGTTCTTCCTTCCATTCAGCGTAACCATGATAACTCAGCTCATTTACGTGCGTGAATCCCATGAATGGACACTGATGAAGAACACGGCGTCGGATTATGTACATATTATAGCTCAGAAGCATCCTTATTGGAATCGAAGCCTTGGTGCTGATCATTTCATGCTTGCTTGCCATGATTGGGTGagaaaacttaatttttttaataaaatgaaatgCTTGAATTGTTTATCTTGtaatttaacacaaaaaaaaaatatccgaTTGATTTAGGGACCAGAGATTTCTTCTGCAATCCCAAACCTGTACAAGAACGCCATCCGAGCATTATGCAATGCCAACACCTCGGAAAACTTCAACCCATCTCGAGACGTATCTATCCCCGAAATCCTGCTCCCTGGAGGTACCAAGCGGGGTCTCATTGGTGGTCCGCCACCCTCCCAACGACCCATTCTAGTCTTCTATGCTGGCGGCGTCCATGGTCCAATCCGCCCTATTCTCCTCCAACACTGGGAAAACAAGAATGACCCGGATGTTCAAGTCTACGAATACCTGCCCAAAAACATCTCCTACTATGGCATGATGCGAAAAAGCCGATACTGCATCTGCCCCAGCGGCTACGAAGTTGCAAGCCCGAGAATGGTGGAGGGGCTCTATCTGGGGTGCGTTCCTGTATTGATAAAAGAAAGTTACGTCATCCCTTTCAGCGACGTTTTGAATTGGGAGACATTCGCTGTGATTGTTCCGGTGAAGGATATTCcaaatttgaagaaaattttgatgGGTATTTCGTTGAGGAAGTATGTGGATATGCAGAGAAGAGGGATACAGATGAGGAGGCATTTTGAGGTCAATTCGCCTCCGAAACGTTACGACGTGTTTCATATGATATTGCATTCGATTTGGCTCCGTAGGCTTAATGTTAGGTTTCATGATGAACAAGGTAGTTAATGAGTAGTTTTAGTTCTCTTTAGAGGGTTTTGGTTGTTTTAGTTTACCAATTGTATGCTTAGATTTGTACTTGAATGATTTACAGAAGATGTATGTTCTAAAGATAATTTTATGTGACAAAATCATACAAGTTATCGTAACAAATGCAATTATTTGATTCTACATATGGGTCAGATTCACATAAGCTTACTAAGTCTTTTAAActtcaaaaattgaatttttgaatGTATATATTACTTAACGATCTAGGTTTTACCAAAGTAATGGACCAAAACAACACGACAACATTTCAAACATGGTGATGAATAGTTAAAATCGATTGTTGAATATTGATGCAGCTATCATACCATTAAATGTAATGACATCGTCTTCATCTATACATGAAGGTAAACCTCTAAATGTCGGTCCGATCgatacctagagaatcatgCCAACCAGCCCTGTAAATATTTTCTTGCGGAGTTATGATGCTGTGT
Proteins encoded:
- the LOC140960186 gene encoding probable glycosyltransferase At5g03795; translated protein: MLSLTSSSSLKILWVLIPLLTAAAVVVFVCPKASDFTLNSPFSSNYLSSRFPHVDNLEESHSGHSFNQTQVKNGDGNQNVTEAPVSQRKYSDLKILEVDLSQARAAIKEAKGGNQTEEDHDYVPNGPMYWNPQVFHRSYLEMEKRFKIFVYEEGEPPVFHFGPCKHTYAIEGIFIQNMEVSLFRTFDPNKAHMFFLPFSVTMITQLIYVRESHEWTLMKNTASDYVHIIAQKHPYWNRSLGADHFMLACHDWGPEISSAIPNLYKNAIRALCNANTSENFNPSRDVSIPEILLPGGTKRGLIGGPPPSQRPILVFYAGGVHGPIRPILLQHWENKNDPDVQVYEYLPKNISYYGMMRKSRYCICPSGYEVASPRMVEGLYLGCVPVLIKESYVIPFSDVLNWETFAVIVPVKDIPNLKKILMGISLRKYVDMQRRGIQMRRHFEVNSPPKRYDVFHMILHSIWLRRLNVRFHDEQGS